The following coding sequences lie in one Stenotrophomonas rhizophila genomic window:
- a CDS encoding cob(I)yrinic acid a,c-diamide adenosyltransferase has translation MGNRLSRIYTRTGDDGSTGLGDGSRVPKDAQRVNAYGTVDEANSALGVLLAVALPDDVRALLTTVQHQLFDLGGELCIPGHAAIQAADIDALEQQLDHYNADLPALKDFILPAGGEAAARCHLARTIVRRAERETVTLARLEPVRAEAIGYLNRLSDLLFVLARVLARADGHGEVVWRHERRHA, from the coding sequence ATGGGCAACCGGCTTTCACGCATCTATACCCGCACTGGCGATGACGGCAGCACCGGGCTCGGCGACGGCAGCCGGGTGCCCAAGGATGCCCAGCGGGTCAACGCCTACGGCACCGTCGACGAGGCCAACTCGGCGCTGGGCGTGCTGCTGGCGGTCGCCCTGCCCGACGACGTCCGGGCGCTGCTGACCACCGTGCAGCACCAGCTGTTCGACCTGGGCGGGGAGCTCTGCATTCCCGGCCACGCGGCCATCCAGGCGGCCGACATCGACGCCCTGGAGCAGCAGCTCGACCATTACAACGCCGACCTGCCCGCCCTGAAGGACTTCATCCTGCCGGCCGGCGGCGAGGCGGCCGCGCGCTGCCACCTGGCCCGTACCATCGTGCGCCGGGCCGAGCGCGAAACGGTGACCCTGGCGCGGCTGGAGCCGGTGCGCGCCGAAGCCATCGGCTACCTCAACCGCCTTTCCGACCTGCTGTTCGTGCTGGCCCGGGTGCTGGCCCGCGCCGACGGGCACGGCGAGGTGGTGTGGCGCCACGAACGCCGCCACGCCTGA
- a CDS encoding peptidylprolyl isomerase, giving the protein MTKTLPVLLASLLAVSTVSAPLQVLAQQSQPLDRIAAIVDEDVVLQSELDRAIQNIKAQYAGRENQLPPEDVLSRQVLERLVLVKLQVARAQSSGIKIGDQELNQALNAIAQQNGSNLDALRQRLAHDGIDFNDFRNSVRDEITVQRLRQSFAQSRISVSEGEVDAALKQQASVGTQYHLAHILIGLPEGATADQISTGQKKADGVKALLDKGELDFNAAAVRYSDSPNALEGGDLGWRSLDEIPNAFAQMMAQMKAGDVVGPIRGPSGFQLLKLVEVRDASAAASGQTITEYHARHILVRITDQQDNAAAKAKIETLRARIAGGADFQVVAKEASEDNNSKGQGGDLGWFPADAFGPDFGKQVAGVEDGGVSPAFRTDAGWHIVQRVATRQTDATTDNQRAQIRETIGRRKLEEEYNRYLQELRGEAYVNLRTGADATGTGTTTPPQS; this is encoded by the coding sequence ATGACCAAGACCCTTCCCGTTCTACTCGCTTCCCTGCTGGCGGTATCCACCGTCTCAGCACCGCTGCAGGTGCTGGCCCAGCAGAGCCAGCCGCTGGACCGCATTGCCGCCATCGTCGATGAAGACGTGGTGCTGCAGAGCGAACTGGACCGTGCGATCCAGAACATCAAGGCGCAGTACGCCGGTCGTGAGAACCAGCTGCCGCCGGAAGACGTGCTGAGCCGCCAGGTGCTTGAACGCCTGGTGCTGGTCAAGCTGCAGGTGGCGCGCGCCCAGAGCAGCGGGATCAAGATCGGCGACCAGGAGCTCAACCAGGCCCTGAACGCGATCGCCCAGCAGAACGGTTCCAACCTGGACGCCCTGCGCCAGCGCCTGGCCCATGACGGCATCGATTTCAACGATTTCCGCAACTCGGTCCGCGATGAAATCACCGTGCAGCGCCTGCGCCAGAGCTTCGCGCAGAGCCGCATCAGCGTCAGCGAGGGTGAAGTGGATGCCGCGCTGAAGCAGCAGGCCTCGGTGGGCACCCAGTACCATCTGGCCCACATCCTGATCGGCCTGCCGGAAGGCGCCACCGCCGATCAGATCAGCACCGGCCAGAAGAAGGCCGATGGCGTCAAGGCGCTGCTGGACAAGGGCGAACTGGACTTCAACGCGGCGGCCGTCCGCTATTCGGACAGCCCCAACGCGCTGGAAGGCGGCGACCTGGGCTGGCGTTCGCTGGATGAAATTCCCAACGCATTCGCGCAGATGATGGCGCAGATGAAGGCGGGCGACGTGGTCGGCCCGATCCGCGGCCCGAGCGGCTTCCAGCTGCTCAAGCTGGTGGAAGTGCGCGATGCCAGCGCCGCCGCCAGCGGCCAGACCATCACCGAGTACCATGCCCGCCATATCCTGGTGCGCATCACCGACCAGCAGGACAATGCCGCGGCCAAGGCCAAGATCGAAACGCTGCGTGCACGCATCGCCGGCGGCGCCGATTTCCAGGTGGTGGCCAAGGAAGCGTCGGAGGACAACAACAGCAAGGGCCAGGGCGGCGATCTGGGCTGGTTCCCGGCCGATGCCTTCGGCCCGGACTTCGGCAAGCAGGTGGCGGGCGTGGAAGACGGCGGCGTGAGCCCGGCCTTCCGCACCGATGCCGGCTGGCACATCGTGCAGCGCGTTGCCACGCGCCAGACCGATGCGACCACCGACAACCAGCGTGCCCAGATCCGCGAGACCATCGGTCGCCGCAAGCTGGAAGAAGAGTACAACCGCTACCTGCAGGAACTGCGTGGCGAAGCCTACGTCAACCTGCGTACCGGCGCGGACGCCACCGGCACCGGCACCACCACGCCGCCGCAGTCCTGA
- the ubiH gene encoding 2-octaprenyl-6-methoxyphenyl hydroxylase, with product MSERHDVVIVGGGLVGASLAIALDRAGRDVGLVEATPAGTLPTVFDQRNLSFAAATVNALTALGVMQRLGTAPGAITRIHVSRAGDFGRVQMDAAQYQRPWFGQVVVARDFGTALETCLQALSHLTRYRPARFVRLGATVDGYRQVFIADDSGERCLLARLVVGADGTRSGVREGLGIGVDEHDFEQTLFVSRVRGARAPDGTAYERFTDTGPTALLPRGDRHFGAVHGVARDQAEAVHALDDAAWLQRLQDAIGWRAGRLLESGPRSAYPLIQVLAQALVGERAVLLGNAAQTIHPLGAQGFNLGLRDALTLAELVADAQDPGSDALLQAHVARRAEDRAQTIAFSGGLARLTSNPAPLMRPLRSLGLLAAQATPMQSMLVGGAMGFRGEVPALCRGAGV from the coding sequence ATGAGTGAACGACATGACGTAGTGATCGTGGGCGGCGGGCTGGTCGGTGCCAGCCTGGCCATTGCGCTGGACCGCGCCGGGCGCGACGTCGGGCTGGTGGAAGCCACCCCGGCTGGCACCCTGCCGACGGTGTTCGACCAGCGCAACCTCAGCTTCGCCGCCGCCACGGTCAACGCGCTCACCGCGTTGGGCGTGATGCAGCGGCTGGGCACCGCGCCCGGTGCGATCACCCGCATCCATGTCAGCCGCGCCGGCGATTTCGGCCGGGTGCAGATGGACGCCGCGCAGTACCAGCGGCCGTGGTTCGGCCAGGTGGTGGTGGCGCGTGATTTCGGCACCGCGCTGGAAACCTGCCTGCAGGCGCTGTCGCACCTTACCCGCTACCGCCCGGCGCGCTTCGTGCGGCTGGGCGCCACGGTCGACGGCTACCGCCAGGTATTCATCGCCGACGACAGCGGCGAGCGCTGCCTGCTGGCGCGGCTGGTGGTCGGCGCCGACGGCACCCGCAGTGGCGTGCGCGAGGGGCTGGGCATCGGCGTGGACGAACACGATTTCGAACAGACCCTGTTCGTGTCGCGGGTGCGTGGCGCGCGTGCGCCCGATGGTACGGCCTATGAGCGGTTCACCGACACCGGCCCCACCGCGCTGTTGCCGCGTGGCGATCGCCACTTTGGCGCCGTGCACGGCGTGGCCCGCGACCAGGCCGAGGCGGTCCACGCGCTGGACGATGCGGCGTGGCTGCAGCGGCTGCAGGACGCGATCGGCTGGCGCGCCGGGCGGTTGCTGGAAAGCGGTCCGCGCAGCGCCTACCCGCTGATCCAGGTGCTGGCGCAGGCGTTGGTGGGCGAGCGCGCGGTGCTGCTGGGCAATGCCGCGCAGACGATTCATCCGTTGGGTGCGCAGGGCTTCAACCTGGGCCTGCGTGACGCGCTCACTCTCGCCGAGCTGGTGGCCGATGCGCAGGACCCCGGCAGCGACGCATTGCTGCAGGCGCACGTGGCGCGCCGTGCCGAAGACCGCGCGCAGACCATCGCCTTCTCCGGCGGGCTGGCCCGCCTGACCAGCAATCCGGCGCCGTTGATGCGGCCGCTGCGCAGCCTGGGCCTGCTGGCCGCGCAGGCCACCCCGATGCAGTCGATGCTGGTCGGCGGGGCGATGGGCTTCCGGGGCGAAGTGCCGGCGCTGTGCCGTGGAGCGGGCGTATGA
- the rlmM gene encoding 23S rRNA (cytidine(2498)-2'-O)-methyltransferase RlmM, translating into MSGLLCLCRQGFEPELAGELSERAAYAGIAGYARTQRNDGYVLFATDEGAALSKALPWRSLIFARQKLVVLAELRELDPSDRITPIIAALQGQQRFGDMWVEHPDSDEGKPLAGLARAFGNALRPALRKAGLLTDKANTALPRVHVVFVDGRHAFVCVSDTRDSAPWALGIPRLKLLPDAPSRSALKLDEALLTLLTPEEREQLVKPGMRAADLGAAPGGWTWVLTRQHVKVISVDNGPLREHVLETGLVEHLRADGFHWQPDTPLDWMVCDMVEQPRRVAERMATWFREGWCRHAIFNLKLPMKKRWDETRLCLDLFQEQAGKPLVVRAKQLYHDREEITVLASPLR; encoded by the coding sequence ATGAGCGGCCTGCTGTGTCTGTGCCGCCAGGGCTTCGAGCCGGAACTGGCCGGTGAACTGTCCGAGCGCGCCGCCTATGCCGGCATTGCCGGCTATGCGCGCACCCAGCGCAACGACGGCTATGTGCTGTTCGCCACCGACGAAGGCGCCGCGCTGTCCAAGGCGCTGCCGTGGCGGTCGCTGATCTTCGCGCGCCAGAAGCTGGTGGTGCTGGCCGAACTGCGCGAGCTGGACCCCAGCGACCGCATCACCCCGATCATCGCCGCCCTGCAGGGGCAGCAGCGCTTCGGCGACATGTGGGTGGAACATCCCGACTCGGACGAAGGCAAGCCGCTGGCCGGCCTGGCCCGCGCGTTCGGCAATGCGCTGCGTCCGGCGCTGCGCAAGGCCGGCCTGCTCACCGACAAGGCCAACACCGCGCTGCCGCGCGTGCACGTCGTGTTCGTCGATGGCCGCCATGCGTTCGTCTGCGTAAGCGACACCCGCGACAGCGCGCCGTGGGCGCTGGGCATTCCGCGCCTGAAGCTGCTGCCCGATGCCCCGTCGCGGTCGGCGTTGAAGCTGGACGAAGCCCTGCTCACCCTGCTCACCCCGGAAGAACGCGAACAGCTGGTCAAGCCGGGCATGCGCGCGGCCGACCTGGGCGCCGCGCCCGGCGGCTGGACCTGGGTGCTGACCCGCCAGCACGTCAAAGTGATCAGCGTGGACAACGGCCCGCTGCGCGAGCACGTGCTGGAGACCGGGCTGGTGGAACACCTGCGGGCCGACGGCTTCCATTGGCAGCCCGACACGCCGCTGGACTGGATGGTCTGCGACATGGTGGAACAGCCGCGCCGGGTGGCCGAGCGCATGGCCACCTGGTTCCGCGAAGGCTGGTGCAGGCATGCGATCTTCAACCTCAAGCTGCCGATGAAGAAGCGCTGGGACGAAACCCGCCTGTGCCTGGACCTGTTCCAGGAACAGGCCGGCAAGCCGCTGGTGGTGCGGGCCAAGCAGCTGTACCACGACCGTGAGGAAATCACGGTGCTGGCCTCGCCGCTGCGGTGA
- a CDS encoding nucleoside deaminase yields MLYAQVHLTLPAWIHDQIDLARVYPDDAAKVALAIELSRLNVEAETGGPFGAVVFGPDHRVIAAGVNRVVPHSTSLAHAENMAYMLAQQRLQTPRLNDVLSPITLATSSQPCCQCYGATIWAGIDRLLIGASAQDVEELTPFDEGPLPADWVGELNKRGIEVVRDIERDAARAVLRQYGEINGAHY; encoded by the coding sequence ATGCTGTACGCGCAAGTCCACCTCACCCTGCCCGCCTGGATCCACGACCAGATCGACCTGGCCCGTGTGTATCCCGACGATGCCGCCAAGGTCGCCCTGGCGATCGAGCTGTCGCGCCTGAATGTCGAGGCGGAAACCGGCGGCCCGTTCGGCGCGGTGGTGTTCGGCCCGGACCACCGCGTCATCGCCGCCGGCGTCAACCGCGTGGTGCCGCACAGCACCTCGCTGGCCCATGCCGAGAACATGGCCTACATGCTGGCCCAGCAGCGCCTGCAGACCCCGCGCCTGAACGACGTGCTGAGCCCGATCACCCTGGCCACCTCGTCGCAGCCGTGCTGCCAGTGCTACGGCGCCACCATCTGGGCCGGCATCGACCGACTGCTGATCGGTGCCAGTGCGCAGGACGTGGAAGAACTCACACCGTTCGATGAAGGCCCGCTGCCGGCCGACTGGGTCGGTGAACTCAACAAGCGCGGCATCGAAGTGGTGCGCGACATTGAACGCGACGCCGCGCGCGCCGTGCTGCGCCAGTATGGGGAGATCAACGGTGCGCATTACTGA
- the pdxA gene encoding 4-hydroxythreonine-4-phosphate dehydrogenase PdxA, giving the protein MIPQLALVPGEPAGIGPELCIRLAQQPRTECRLLAFADPDTLHAAAAALSLPLQLLPEDAIARQPGDLRVRAVRNAVPSRFGHADPANAGAVIGALLQAGQACLSGELEGVVTGPVHKAVINQGGIAYSGTTELLADQAGVEVVMMLANNIVRVALATTHLPLRAVADAITADGLARTLHTVHAALHRDFGIAAPRIAVLGLNPHAGEDGHLGREELDLIIPLLQRLRDQGMDLIGPLPADTAFLPAKLAGFDAVLAMYHDQGLPVLKYSGFEQAVNITLGLPYPRVAVDHGTALDMAGRGIADPSSLLAATALCARLARQRKMVP; this is encoded by the coding sequence ATGATCCCGCAGCTCGCTCTGGTACCGGGCGAGCCCGCCGGGATCGGTCCGGAACTCTGCATCCGCCTTGCCCAGCAGCCGCGCACCGAGTGCCGGCTGCTGGCCTTCGCCGACCCGGACACCCTGCACGCCGCCGCCGCGGCGCTGTCGCTGCCCCTGCAGCTCCTGCCTGAAGATGCCATCGCCCGCCAGCCGGGCGATCTGCGTGTGCGCGCAGTGCGCAATGCCGTCCCCTCGCGCTTCGGCCACGCCGACCCGGCCAATGCCGGCGCGGTGATCGGTGCGTTGCTGCAGGCCGGCCAGGCCTGCCTGTCCGGTGAACTGGAGGGCGTGGTAACCGGCCCGGTGCACAAGGCGGTGATCAACCAGGGCGGCATTGCCTACAGCGGCACCACCGAACTGCTGGCCGACCAGGCCGGCGTGGAGGTGGTGATGATGCTGGCCAACAACATCGTGCGCGTGGCCCTGGCCACCACCCACCTGCCGCTGCGCGCGGTGGCCGATGCCATCACCGCCGATGGGCTGGCGCGCACCCTGCACACCGTGCATGCCGCCCTGCACCGCGACTTCGGCATCGCCGCGCCGCGCATCGCGGTGCTTGGCCTGAACCCGCATGCGGGGGAAGACGGCCACCTGGGGCGTGAAGAGCTGGACCTGATCATTCCGCTGCTGCAGCGCCTGCGCGACCAGGGCATGGACCTGATCGGGCCGCTGCCCGCCGACACCGCGTTCCTGCCGGCCAAGCTGGCCGGCTTCGACGCGGTGCTGGCGATGTACCACGACCAGGGCCTGCCGGTGCTCAAGTACAGCGGCTTTGAACAGGCCGTCAACATCACCCTGGGCCTGCCCTATCCGCGGGTGGCCGTTGACCACGGCACCGCGCTGGACATGGCCGGCCGGGGCATCGCCGACCCTTCCAGCCTCCTCGCTGCCACCGCGCTGTGTGCCCGGCTGGCGCGGCAACGTAAGATGGTGCCATGA
- a CDS encoding histone deacetylase family protein — MLVFTHPACLQHDPGRGHPESPQRLQVVLDALLAAFPDQLDWRQAPPAKLGELARVHDSELIDLVLKAQTEPLRQIDMDTLTSPGSASAALHAAGAGVAAVDAVMLGDDPVAFCAVRPPGHHATASTAMGFCLLNNIAVAAAYARDRYGLERIAIVDFDVHHGNGTQDIFIADPGVAYYSTHQAGLFPNSGLRRDRGAGNLMNILLPPGSGGFRFRNTWADEMLPAIDDFRPQLLLISAGFDAHLRDPQADLMLETDDFAWITAELRGLARRHGGGRVVSMLEGGYDLQALAECSVAHVGQLR, encoded by the coding sequence ATGCTGGTCTTTACCCACCCTGCCTGTCTGCAACACGATCCCGGCCGCGGCCACCCTGAATCCCCGCAACGCCTGCAGGTGGTGCTCGATGCCCTGCTCGCCGCCTTCCCCGACCAGCTGGACTGGCGCCAGGCGCCGCCGGCCAAGCTCGGCGAGCTGGCGCGTGTGCACGACAGCGAGCTGATCGACCTGGTGCTCAAGGCGCAGACCGAGCCGCTGCGCCAGATCGACATGGACACCCTGACCTCGCCCGGTTCGGCCAGCGCGGCCCTGCATGCCGCCGGTGCCGGAGTGGCCGCCGTGGACGCGGTGATGCTGGGCGATGACCCGGTCGCGTTCTGCGCGGTGCGACCGCCCGGCCACCATGCCACCGCCAGCACCGCGATGGGGTTCTGCCTGCTCAACAACATCGCCGTGGCCGCCGCCTATGCGCGCGACCGCTACGGCCTGGAACGCATCGCCATCGTCGATTTCGACGTGCACCACGGCAACGGCACCCAGGACATCTTCATCGCCGACCCCGGCGTGGCCTACTACAGCACCCACCAGGCCGGGCTGTTTCCCAACTCCGGGCTGCGCCGCGACCGCGGTGCCGGCAACCTGATGAACATCCTGCTGCCGCCGGGCAGCGGCGGGTTCCGCTTCCGCAACACCTGGGCCGATGAAATGCTGCCGGCCATCGACGATTTCCGCCCGCAGCTGCTGCTGATCTCGGCCGGTTTCGATGCGCATCTGCGCGATCCGCAGGCCGACCTGATGCTGGAGACCGACGATTTCGCCTGGATCACCGCCGAGCTGCGCGGGCTGGCCCGGCGTCATGGCGGTGGCCGGGTGGTGTCCATGCTGGAGGGCGGATACGACCTGCAGGCCTTGGCCGAATGCAGCGTGGCCCACGTCGGCCAGCTGCGCTGA
- the lptD gene encoding LPS-assembly protein LptD: protein MRRALRLLPLPLSIAICLPAMADDKPVNWGLCPATDVLPVFDDAPKADKAAAATRDQQDTDIEGDQLFGTSTVPQYQGNVALKRGDQFLGTDHLSFDTESGNYIAEGNVRYQDSSIRMVAKRAEGNQEADTHKISDIQYQLVDRRGNGGAESVDLQGAVGQMHRSTYTTCDPSQPVWKLSAPQIEVDNDEGFGTARNAVLRIGKVPVLWAPYFKFPIDDRRQTGLLYPQLGLSGRNGFDYAQPIYFNLAPNYDDTLTPRYMSKRGLMLDNEFRYLYDGGRGTLLTAYLPNDKLRDKDRGRVEFEGYHNINANWQARANIAWVSDERYTEDFSSKLLGVTASNLQSQVGIYGTGENWTGGLMADYWQLTDYTLTEDSLPYARQPRAFFNWDKPLLPWLEAGVYTEAVRFTHDDNRRKIVDGDGEYLRSGVVDPRFNGSRLDIKPYVSLPFSGPSWYVTPTLAYRYTAYDLEQGLADQVRRQALFDAGIDPTTATPDQLRGNTSPSRSLPVASLDAGMFFDRETTIGGKSFLHTLEPRLFYLRTPYRDQSELPIFDTRDFTFSWGQLFRDSRYTGADRQNDANQLTMALSTRFIDQTTGRERFSGSIGQILYFDDSRVTLPGQQAQVEQGKSAWIADANYAVNDRWTLGATYQWDPKYKREDLASLRARYLMSNDGVVNLTYRYRINAAAPITATKEERTLLEQVDLSFLYPISPRWSLVGRYYYSLEDKKPLEIIGGVQWDSCCLAVRAIARRYVRNREGELNNSFQIEFVLKGLSSIGQNTDRTLRRAILGYYRDDLYLVPPSNTGADRDDYDPNQIP, encoded by the coding sequence GTGCGCCGAGCCCTCCGCCTGCTGCCTCTCCCCCTGAGCATCGCCATCTGCCTGCCGGCCATGGCCGACGACAAACCGGTGAACTGGGGCCTGTGCCCGGCCACTGACGTGCTGCCCGTGTTCGACGATGCGCCCAAAGCCGACAAGGCCGCGGCCGCCACGCGCGACCAGCAGGACACCGACATCGAGGGCGACCAGCTGTTTGGCACGTCCACGGTGCCGCAGTACCAGGGCAACGTCGCGCTCAAGCGCGGCGACCAGTTCCTGGGTACCGACCACCTGAGCTTCGACACCGAAAGCGGCAACTACATCGCCGAGGGCAACGTCCGCTACCAGGACTCCTCGATCCGGATGGTGGCCAAGCGCGCCGAAGGCAACCAGGAAGCGGACACCCACAAGATCAGCGACATCCAGTACCAGCTGGTGGATCGCCGTGGCAACGGTGGCGCCGAATCGGTGGACCTGCAGGGTGCGGTCGGGCAGATGCACCGCTCCACCTACACCACCTGCGACCCGTCCCAGCCGGTCTGGAAGCTGTCGGCACCGCAGATCGAAGTGGACAACGACGAAGGCTTCGGCACCGCGCGCAACGCCGTGCTGCGGATCGGCAAGGTCCCGGTGCTGTGGGCCCCGTACTTCAAGTTCCCGATCGACGACCGTCGCCAGACCGGCCTGCTGTATCCGCAGCTGGGCCTGTCCGGGCGCAACGGCTTCGATTACGCCCAGCCGATCTACTTCAATCTGGCGCCGAACTACGACGACACCCTGACCCCGCGCTACATGAGCAAGCGCGGCCTGATGCTGGACAACGAGTTCCGCTACCTCTACGACGGGGGCCGCGGCACGTTGCTGACCGCCTACCTGCCCAACGACAAGCTGCGTGACAAGGATCGCGGCCGGGTCGAGTTCGAGGGCTACCACAACATCAATGCCAACTGGCAGGCGCGCGCCAATATCGCCTGGGTCAGCGATGAGCGGTACACCGAGGACTTCTCCAGCAAGCTGCTGGGCGTGACCGCGTCCAACCTGCAGAGCCAGGTGGGCATCTACGGCACCGGCGAGAACTGGACCGGCGGCCTGATGGCCGATTACTGGCAGCTCACCGACTACACCCTGACCGAAGATTCGCTGCCGTATGCGCGCCAGCCGCGCGCGTTCTTCAACTGGGACAAGCCGCTGCTGCCGTGGCTGGAAGCGGGCGTGTATACCGAAGCCGTGCGCTTCACCCACGACGACAACCGCCGCAAGATCGTCGATGGAGACGGCGAGTACCTCCGCTCCGGCGTGGTTGATCCGCGCTTCAACGGCTCGCGCCTGGACATCAAACCCTACGTGTCGCTGCCCTTCAGCGGGCCGTCGTGGTACGTGACCCCGACGCTGGCCTACCGCTACACCGCCTACGACCTCGAGCAGGGTCTGGCCGACCAGGTCCGCCGCCAGGCGCTTTTCGACGCGGGCATCGATCCGACCACGGCCACCCCGGACCAGCTACGTGGCAATACCTCGCCCAGCCGCAGCCTGCCGGTGGCCAGCCTGGATGCGGGCATGTTCTTCGACCGCGAGACCACCATCGGCGGCAAGTCGTTCCTGCACACCCTGGAGCCGCGCCTGTTCTACCTGCGTACGCCGTACCGCGACCAGAGCGAGCTGCCGATCTTCGACACCCGCGACTTCACCTTCAGCTGGGGCCAGCTGTTCCGCGACTCGCGCTATACCGGCGCCGACCGCCAGAACGATGCCAACCAGCTGACCATGGCGCTGAGCACCCGCTTCATCGACCAGACCACCGGGCGCGAGCGCTTCTCCGGCAGCATCGGCCAGATCCTGTACTTCGATGACTCGCGGGTCACCCTGCCGGGCCAGCAGGCCCAGGTCGAGCAGGGCAAGTCGGCGTGGATCGCCGATGCCAATTACGCCGTCAACGACCGCTGGACGCTCGGGGCCACCTACCAGTGGGATCCCAAGTACAAGCGGGAGGACCTGGCCAGCCTGCGGGCGCGGTATCTGATGTCCAACGACGGCGTCGTCAACCTGACCTACCGCTACCGCATCAACGCGGCAGCGCCGATCACCGCGACCAAGGAAGAACGCACGCTGCTTGAACAGGTCGACCTGTCGTTCCTGTACCCGATCAGCCCGCGCTGGAGCCTGGTGGGGCGCTACTACTACTCCCTCGAAGACAAGAAGCCGCTGGAAATCATCGGTGGCGTGCAGTGGGACAGCTGCTGCCTGGCGGTTCGCGCCATCGCCCGCCGCTACGTGCGCAACCGCGAGGGCGAGCTGAACAATTCCTTCCAGATCGAGTTCGTGCTCAAGGGCTTGAGCTCCATCGGCCAGAACACGGACCGCACCTTGCGCCGTGCTATTCTCGGGTACTACCGAGACGACCTCTATCTCGTGCCGCCCAGCAACACCGGGGCCGACCGCGACGACTACGATCCGAATCAGATCCCATGA
- a CDS encoding UbiH/UbiF family hydroxylase translates to MSRRARDVIVVGGGVVGAACALALADTGLQVTLVEGREPAPWQPQQPDLRVYAFAPDNAALLAALGVWPAVTAARACAYRRMRVWDAGGGDELRFDADHLGREQLGWIVENDLLVDRLWAALPAAGVQVCCPARVEALEQEADGVRLRLEDGRRLEASLAIAADGAESTLRRLAGLEVSRQDYGQRGVVAYVDSENDNEATAWQRFLVTGPLAVLPIAGKRSSIVWTLPDAEAERVLALDEAAFGRELTQAFAGRLGAMTLASRRAAFPLRRQLATGYVAGRVLALGDAAHVVHPLAGQGVNLGLRDVAALRTLVLQAQQRRQDWMSPHRLQRWARERRSENTVAAYSFDAINTVFSNDELHLTLARGRVLGCAGKLPPLVSMFWKRAAGV, encoded by the coding sequence ATGAGCCGGCGCGCGCGCGATGTGATCGTGGTGGGCGGCGGCGTGGTGGGCGCGGCCTGTGCGCTGGCGCTGGCCGACACGGGGCTGCAGGTCACCCTGGTGGAAGGCCGCGAGCCGGCGCCGTGGCAGCCGCAGCAGCCGGACCTGCGCGTCTATGCGTTTGCGCCGGACAACGCGGCCCTGCTGGCCGCGCTCGGGGTATGGCCGGCCGTCACCGCGGCGCGTGCCTGTGCCTACCGGCGCATGCGCGTGTGGGACGCCGGCGGCGGCGATGAACTGCGCTTCGATGCCGACCACCTTGGCCGCGAGCAATTGGGCTGGATCGTGGAGAACGACCTGCTGGTGGACCGCCTGTGGGCGGCGCTGCCGGCGGCCGGCGTGCAGGTCTGCTGCCCGGCGCGCGTGGAAGCGCTGGAACAGGAGGCCGACGGCGTGCGCCTGCGGTTGGAGGATGGCCGCCGGCTGGAAGCATCGCTGGCCATTGCTGCCGACGGTGCCGAATCCACCCTGCGTCGTCTGGCCGGGCTGGAGGTCAGCCGCCAGGACTATGGCCAGCGCGGCGTGGTCGCCTACGTGGACAGCGAAAACGACAACGAAGCCACCGCGTGGCAGCGCTTCCTGGTGACCGGGCCGCTGGCGGTGCTGCCCATTGCCGGGAAGCGCAGCTCGATTGTCTGGACTCTGCCCGATGCCGAGGCCGAGCGGGTGCTTGCGCTGGACGAGGCCGCCTTCGGGCGTGAGCTCACCCAGGCCTTCGCCGGGCGGCTGGGGGCGATGACGCTGGCATCGCGGCGGGCGGCCTTCCCCTTGCGTCGCCAGCTGGCCACCGGCTACGTGGCCGGGCGCGTGCTGGCGTTGGGCGATGCGGCGCACGTGGTGCACCCGCTGGCGGGGCAGGGCGTCAACCTGGGCCTGCGCGACGTGGCCGCGCTGCGCACGCTGGTCCTGCAGGCGCAGCAGCGCCGCCAGGACTGGATGTCACCGCACCGGCTGCAGCGCTGGGCGCGTGAACGGCGCAGCGAGAACACCGTGGCCGCCTACAGTTTCGATGCGATCAACACCGTGTTCTCCAACGACGAGCTGCACCTCACCCTGGCCCGCGGCCGCGTACTGGGCTGCGCCGGCAAACTGCCGCCGCTGGTGTCGATGTTCTGGAAGCGCGCCGCCGGCGTGTAA